From Chloracidobacterium thermophilum B:
GCCCGATGAAGGCGACAAAGCCGCTGCGGAGGTCAGGCGAAGCCGAAGACTCCGGCGCAGGCTCCGTGGCGGGTATCAGCGGGGCATAGGAAACTTCGCGCTCCATAGGTTACTATTGCAGCTACCGTGACGCGGACTGGTGAGATGCTACCGTGCGGAGCCGGGTTCCTGGGACGGTTGGACAGCACTGCCCGGTATGAGACTTTCCGCTGCGGCTTTCAGTTCATCGAACATCACCCGTACCCGCTGCCAGCAGGCCGTGGCAAATTGTTCCTTCGTTGGAAAATCGGCGGGCAGCAGCGGTTGGCCGTACCTGATCCAGACCCGCGTCGTGAGCTGTTCAATAATTTTTTCCGAGCCGAAAATGGCAATCGGGACGACAGCGATGTTTTCCTGCCAGGCCGTCCAGATGAGGCCCCAGTGCGGTTCGGGCTTGGGTTCGCCGGTTTTGCTGCGGGTGCCTTCGGGAAACAGGTAGATCGAGCTGACTTCGCGGATGCGCCGGATGGCGTCGCGTTGGACGCGCTTGCGGTCTTCCGGGTCGGCCCGGTCGAACAGCAGGTTGCCGCCAATGTTGCCGGCAAAGGCAATGATGGGAACGCGCAGCACTTCCTTTTTGCCGATGAAGGGATAGGGACTCAGCGAGAGCAGCAGTGGCGTATCGGCCAGACTCAGGTGGTTGCTGATGAACAGGTGATTGCGCGTCAGCGGCCCACGGGTGTGCTCGTGGCCTTCGGCCGTCAGCCGCACCCCGAAAACCCACCGCAGCAGGTAGGAAAAGAACTTGAACGGGTACGTCATGATGCGCGTCCGCATGGGTTGCCGGAAGGGAAGGGCAATCCAGGCCGGAACGAGCAGAATCAGTGCCGCCAGAAGAAGGGTTGCTGCCAGGCGTAACCCGGTGATGATCTTCATACTTTTCCTTCAGAGGTCTTCGGTTTCCCAGCTTTTGAGGTGTGCCAGGGCGCTGCGGTC
This genomic window contains:
- a CDS encoding lysophospholipid acyltransferase family protein, producing MKIITGLRLAATLLLAALILLVPAWIALPFRQPMRTRIMTYPFKFFSYLLRWVFGVRLTAEGHEHTRGPLTRNHLFISNHLSLADTPLLLSLSPYPFIGKKEVLRVPIIAFAGNIGGNLLFDRADPEDRKRVQRDAIRRIREVSSIYLFPEGTRSKTGEPKPEPHWGLIWTAWQENIAVVPIAIFGSEKIIEQLTTRVWIRYGQPLLPADFPTKEQFATACWQRVRVMFDELKAAAESLIPGSAVQPSQEPGSAR